One genomic region from Sphingobacterium multivorum encodes:
- a CDS encoding SusC/RagA family TonB-linked outer membrane protein has protein sequence MKRTNYYLKLMGSALLFQSLALQTMASQFSTSEGIGKILTRMEQKFNVKFGYDASISNQKVNDLADLSTLKKEQIVQFIQTISDGNLEVKKIDEKLYVVSKRTNNDVRSKNDKPISAVSNEIRGKVVDQETGQPIAGVTVRVKGTAVAVTTDGSGVFKLPNTADDAILQISYIGYESIEILAAQAGTIKLAKSSEALEEVVVTALGIKREQRALGYSTQSVKGEDLTRVKGVDVGTTLTGRISGVRVMNSTEFNKTPQIEVRGLTPILVIDGVAYENMDLRDVPVDNIQDMTVLKGATATALYGSKGQGGAIMITTKKGLAEKGTEITVNTNNMFFSGYLALPEVQHSYSSGESGKFNNDDYVWGDKLDIGRTAEQWNPISKQYEVSELTSRGKDNFKNFLEPGFITNNTVSFTNQGDHGSIRTSINHIYNKGQYPNQKLNLTNISVTGTTKISEKFDLETRLGYNRSSSSNNFGSGYNDQGYIYNILVWTGPEYNLKDYKDYWLVKDQSQNWMYKGWYDNPYLIAHEKTTPELINKVNAAVTLNYKVNDWAKFMVRSGYDYYGKSRTQQNPIGIYGTRGGFEDFGGFDSKGKYMKADYDGFATTNDAIFTAKKNFGDWGVDGLLGGSIFYSKDNNLIANTVNGLSIPGFYSLRNSIDPAKAVESRIKEMRNGLYGRLSLSWRNAIFLEATGRNDWVSTLTKDHRSYFYPSVSGSVVVTDLLPSKPLWLDMFKVRGSWAITKSVLNPYEINSTFSVTSNVWNGLPTASYPNIIKDYSISPTQRDLTEFGFDFAVLNNRLYGNYTRYYRLLHNQIVKAKISKTTGFEERLINTKEEEMTKGHEITLGGTPIKRENFQWDITMNLSQNMRYFHKLDPQYSKDALYVKEGLRADYIEYKDWERSPDGQMILNSSGMPISAQYANQLIGYTAPKWFWGFSNQFRYRDFSFGFSLDGRIKGMSYSTMNGRLWQTGSHPDSDTPYRYEEVVNGNKTFIAPGVKIVSGSVTYDKYGQITEDTRVFAPNDKVVSYEGYYKRAYSGRWNYWDETFIKLRELSLSYRMPDKIASKFKAKRASVGVTGQNLLLWTKEFRFSDPDVGSEDLSSPSMRYIGFNINLTF, from the coding sequence ATGAAAAGAACCAATTACTATTTAAAACTTATGGGAAGTGCTTTGCTCTTTCAGTCGCTTGCACTTCAGACCATGGCATCACAATTTTCGACCAGTGAAGGAATTGGGAAAATCCTCACACGAATGGAACAAAAATTTAATGTCAAATTTGGCTATGACGCTTCGATATCAAATCAAAAAGTCAATGACTTAGCTGATTTGAGTACATTGAAAAAGGAGCAGATTGTTCAATTTATTCAGACCATTTCGGACGGAAATCTGGAGGTCAAGAAAATTGATGAGAAGCTGTATGTGGTCTCGAAGAGAACCAATAATGACGTTAGAAGTAAGAATGATAAGCCGATTTCCGCTGTTTCCAACGAGATTAGGGGTAAGGTTGTCGATCAGGAAACAGGTCAGCCTATCGCTGGTGTCACAGTGCGTGTGAAAGGGACTGCTGTTGCTGTTACTACGGATGGTAGTGGTGTTTTCAAATTGCCAAATACTGCTGACGATGCAATCCTTCAGATTTCCTATATAGGGTATGAAAGTATTGAAATTTTGGCGGCACAAGCAGGGACTATTAAACTAGCCAAATCCTCCGAAGCATTGGAAGAGGTTGTTGTGACAGCGTTGGGTATAAAAAGAGAGCAAAGGGCTTTGGGCTATTCAACTCAAAGTGTGAAGGGAGAAGATTTGACGCGTGTTAAAGGAGTAGATGTCGGGACGACTTTGACCGGACGTATTTCCGGTGTACGCGTTATGAATAGTACAGAATTTAACAAAACACCACAAATCGAAGTACGTGGACTGACACCTATTTTGGTCATTGATGGCGTGGCTTACGAAAATATGGACCTAAGGGATGTCCCTGTTGACAATATCCAGGATATGACCGTTTTGAAAGGAGCTACCGCTACCGCCCTTTATGGAAGTAAGGGACAAGGAGGAGCCATCATGATCACGACCAAAAAAGGTTTAGCAGAGAAAGGAACAGAGATTACGGTGAATACCAATAATATGTTCTTTTCAGGCTATCTTGCGTTGCCTGAGGTGCAGCATAGCTATTCTTCGGGAGAGTCCGGAAAATTTAACAATGATGATTATGTCTGGGGGGATAAATTGGATATTGGCCGAACTGCCGAACAATGGAATCCAATTAGCAAACAGTATGAAGTAAGTGAGCTTACGTCAAGGGGTAAGGACAATTTTAAAAACTTTTTGGAACCAGGGTTTATCACCAATAATACTGTCAGCTTTACTAATCAAGGGGACCATGGAAGCATACGAACATCCATTAATCATATTTATAATAAAGGACAGTATCCCAATCAAAAGTTGAACCTGACAAATATTTCGGTGACAGGAACAACAAAGATCAGTGAGAAATTTGACTTAGAAACTAGGCTTGGGTATAACCGAAGTTCTTCCTCTAATAATTTTGGTTCCGGCTATAATGATCAAGGATACATCTATAATATCTTAGTGTGGACCGGCCCCGAATATAATTTGAAAGATTACAAAGACTATTGGCTAGTGAAAGACCAGTCTCAAAACTGGATGTATAAAGGGTGGTATGATAATCCGTACTTGATCGCGCACGAAAAAACTACTCCCGAATTGATCAATAAGGTGAATGCCGCTGTTACCTTGAATTATAAGGTTAACGATTGGGCGAAATTCATGGTGCGATCGGGTTATGATTATTATGGCAAGTCAAGAACACAGCAAAATCCGATCGGAATATATGGAACACGGGGCGGATTTGAAGATTTCGGTGGTTTTGATAGTAAAGGGAAGTATATGAAAGCCGATTATGATGGCTTTGCGACTACGAACGATGCGATTTTTACTGCCAAGAAAAATTTTGGCGACTGGGGAGTTGATGGATTATTAGGGGGGTCTATTTTCTATAGCAAGGATAATAATTTGATCGCGAATACAGTTAACGGTTTGTCAATTCCAGGATTTTATTCATTACGGAATTCAATCGATCCTGCAAAGGCGGTAGAATCCCGTATTAAAGAAATGCGGAATGGGCTTTATGGACGTCTTTCTTTGTCTTGGCGAAATGCGATCTTTTTGGAAGCTACTGGACGTAATGATTGGGTCTCAACGTTAACAAAGGATCATCGTTCTTATTTTTATCCTTCAGTTTCGGGAAGTGTTGTTGTTACGGACCTGCTTCCATCAAAACCTCTTTGGTTGGATATGTTCAAGGTAAGGGGATCTTGGGCGATTACAAAATCCGTACTGAATCCATATGAGATAAATTCAACTTTTTCGGTAACAAGCAATGTTTGGAATGGCCTACCAACAGCCTCTTATCCAAATATTATCAAAGACTACTCGATTTCACCTACGCAACGCGATTTGACCGAGTTCGGGTTTGACTTCGCGGTATTGAATAATCGGTTGTACGGTAATTATACCCGCTATTATCGTTTATTGCACAATCAGATCGTCAAAGCTAAGATTTCAAAAACTACAGGATTTGAGGAGCGTTTGATCAATACGAAAGAGGAAGAGATGACTAAAGGGCATGAAATCACCTTGGGTGGTACACCGATTAAGCGTGAAAATTTCCAGTGGGATATCACGATGAATCTCTCTCAAAACATGCGTTATTTTCATAAACTAGATCCTCAGTATTCAAAAGATGCTCTATATGTTAAGGAAGGGTTGCGGGCTGATTATATCGAATATAAGGACTGGGAGCGTTCTCCGGACGGACAAATGATATTAAATAGTTCTGGGATGCCAATTTCAGCTCAGTATGCGAATCAATTAATAGGATATACTGCACCAAAATGGTTTTGGGGTTTTTCAAATCAGTTTCGTTATAGAGACTTCTCATTTGGTTTTAGTTTAGATGGACGGATCAAAGGGATGTCTTATTCAACAATGAATGGTCGTTTGTGGCAGACAGGTTCACATCCTGATTCAGATACACCATACCGTTATGAGGAAGTGGTTAATGGCAATAAAACCTTTATCGCTCCAGGTGTTAAAATCGTTTCCGGTAGTGTGACCTATGATAAGTATGGTCAGATTACAGAGGATACGCGTGTATTTGCTCCAAATGATAAAGTGGTTTCATATGAAGGGTATTACAAACGAGCCTATTCGGGTCGATGGAACTATTGGGATGAAACATTCATTAAACTACGTGAATTGTCGCTTAGCTACCGAATGCCGGATAAAATCGCCTCGAAGTTTAAAGCGAAACGTGCAAGTGTTGGCGTGACTGGGCAAAACTTATTGTTGTGGACCAAAGAGTTTCGTTTCTCTGATCCAGATGTGGGGTCTGAGGATTTAAGTTCACCATCGATGCGATACATTGGTTTTAATATTAACCTAACTTTTTAA
- a CDS encoding FecR family protein, translated as MMNSKIAALYKKFLKGELGPEENAIFLDLLTSCDKDELPNVEEVVALDERDCELNKTTSEDIFFTITGTPLTTRVVPIWKRRWSVISAAASLLLIGLAFLFQFKFGEQHKNAAYATVHYSNPTKFVKRLVLPDGTHVSLRQGAQIELLSDFDTDSLRRIKLSGEAFFEVAKNPEQPFVIASSGDFDVRVLGTAFNLNCSQGHSRLVLNHGRVCVSRGKEYSIVKPGQQVAYDERQKQFDVSKADTTSATNWKSDLLSFNQVPLTQIVADLNNLYPDSNLELIDSFRTESYTGYLPASDLEKSLTMLNTAFNQIIIHKK; from the coding sequence ATGATGAATTCCAAAATAGCTGCTTTATATAAAAAATTCCTTAAGGGAGAACTTGGTCCCGAGGAAAACGCCATATTTCTTGATTTACTGACTTCTTGCGACAAGGATGAGCTTCCAAATGTGGAGGAAGTCGTTGCGTTGGATGAGCGTGATTGTGAACTGAACAAAACAACTTCTGAAGATATCTTCTTTACGATTACAGGTACGCCATTGACGACGCGTGTAGTACCTATTTGGAAAAGACGTTGGTCTGTCATTTCCGCCGCTGCCAGTTTACTGTTGATCGGTCTTGCTTTCTTATTTCAATTTAAGTTTGGGGAGCAGCATAAGAACGCAGCCTACGCAACTGTCCATTATTCTAATCCGACAAAATTTGTGAAGAGGCTGGTACTGCCAGATGGTACACATGTTTCTCTGCGACAGGGAGCACAGATTGAATTGTTGTCAGATTTTGATACAGACAGTTTACGTCGGATCAAACTTTCAGGCGAAGCCTTTTTTGAAGTCGCCAAAAATCCTGAGCAACCTTTTGTGATAGCCAGTTCGGGCGACTTTGATGTTCGTGTGCTGGGCACAGCCTTTAACTTAAACTGTTCGCAGGGGCACAGTCGTTTGGTATTAAATCATGGCCGCGTATGTGTATCTCGCGGGAAGGAATATTCCATTGTGAAACCTGGGCAGCAAGTTGCCTATGATGAGCGACAAAAGCAATTTGATGTATCCAAAGCAGATACGACCAGCGCAACAAATTGGAAGAGTGATCTTTTATCGTTTAATCAAGTTCCTCTTACCCAGATCGTCGCCGATCTCAATAACCTTTATCCGGATAGTAACCTCGAATTGATAGACTCTTTCCGGACGGAAAGTTATACAGGTTATCTACCAGCAAGTGATCTAGAAAAATCACTTACGATGCTTAATACCGCATTTAATCAAATAATTATCCATAAAAAGTAA